A genomic stretch from Setaria viridis chromosome 1, Setaria_viridis_v4.0, whole genome shotgun sequence includes:
- the LOC117849703 gene encoding uncharacterized protein, with the protein MATVATHSGSPPPPPPRLYRRHRAAFPAGARRSAAAARGRIRSSRNLSCLVSGTAKASVSGAETSSGGEDVNEIIGKVEAVESTTPGASFLAKVAIAIGIAATVTVISLVRKQPSSGPSFSLPQIVDASTQSDAAAATLGYSFSAFGKKVILPEYTPGWVYFCLLMAAGFGLLISEEALNVWAGISLSRTLSLDGTWQSLVNSFSANAPYIVSTVLWIYWGVCLSDMIPFFLGKLFRQTKASEGISSKIGIGKDKALSISRAVQKYGNLIGFVERFSIGVRNITAFLAGALGIPADCYFAGVCFGCLFTLPIQLALGFVLRERPVIALASVAAAVGVCTAFPYAAAACTALFFYLRRPDSSS; encoded by the exons atgGCGACGGTCGCCACGCACTCcggctcccctccgccgccgcctcctcgcctataccgccgccaccgcgcggcCTTCCCTGCCGGAGCCCGGcggtccgccgccgctgcacgcGGTCGCATTAGGAG TTCGCGCAACTTATCCTGCTTGGTCTCTGGGACTGCAAAGGCATCAGTGTCCGGGGCAGAAACTTCTTCAGGTGGGGAAGATGTAAATGAGATTATTGGTAAAGTGGAAGCAGTAGAATCTACCACCCCGGGTGCTTCATTCCTTGCAAAAGTGGCAATTGCTATCGGTATTGCGGCCACGGTCACTGTAATTTCACTAGTCAGGAAGCAGCCTTCATCAGGCCCATCTTTCAGTCTGCCACAAATAGTTGATGCCTCCACGCAgtctgatgcagcagcagcaacccttGGATATTCATTTTCTGCATTTGGGAAGAAAGTCATACTTCCAGAGTACACACCAGG GTGGGTCTACTTTTGTTTGCTCATGGCTGCTGGATTTGGACTACTTATCAGTGAAGAAGCTTTAAATGTTTGG GCTGGAATTTCTTTATCACGTACACTTTCATTGGATGGAACCTGGCAATCTCTCGTTAACTCGTTCTCGGCGAATGCACCTTATATAGTTTCTACAGTGCTATGGATTTACTG GGGTGTTTGTCTCAGCGATATGATCCCGTTCTTTCTGGGGAAGCTTTTTAGACAAACTAAAGCATCTGAAGGCATAAGCAGCAAG ATTGGAATTGGCAAGGACAAAGCACTAAGCATATCACGAGCAGTCCAAAAGTACGGGAACCTAATTGGCTTTG TTGAGAGATTTTCGATTGGCGTACGGAATATCACAGCATTTCTAGCTGGCGCATTG GGTATACCAGCAGACTGTTACTTCGCCGGAGTTTGTTTCGGGTGCCTGTTTACTCTTCCTATTCAG TTAGCACTTGGGTTTGTCCTCCGTGAAAGGCCTGTCATCGCTCTGGCAAGCGTCGCAGCTGCCGTG GGCGTCTGCACGGCGTTCCCTTACGCAGCCGCGGCGTGCACGGctctcttcttctacctccgCCGGCCCGACTCCAGCAGCTGA
- the LOC117849692 gene encoding probable glycosyltransferase At5g03795 codes for MAGRVPGAAASSPLPRALLLLAALGLFTLSFLSLRSLRPAAGPSLATATASSLAAAAADKPRPGLPLRTSSSVYHSPDAFAAGYAEMERSFKVYIYPDGDPKTFYQTPRKLTGKYASEGYFFQNIRESRFRTDDPDEAHLFFVPISPHKMRGKGTSYENMTVIVKDYVEGLINKYPYWNRTLGADHFFVTCHDVGVRAFEGLPFMVKNSIRVVCSPSYNVDFIPHKDIALPQVLQPFALPEGGNDIENRTILGFWAGHRNSKIRVILARFWENDTELAISNNRISRAIGELVYQKQFYRTKFCICPGGSQVNSARISDSIHYGCVPVILSDYYDLPFNDALDWRKFAVVLRERDVYQLKSILKSISQEEFVSLHKSLVQVQKHFVWHSPPLSYDAFHMVMYELWLRHNVIKY; via the exons atggccggccgcgtcccgggcgccgccgcgtcctcgccCCTCCCCCGCGCGCTCCTCCTGCTCGCCGCGCTCGGGCTCTTCACCCTatccttcctctccctccgctcgctccgccccgccgcggGCCCCTcgctcgccaccgccacggcctcctcgctcgccgccgccgccgccgacaagccCCGCCCTGGCCTCCCGCTCCGGACCTCCTCGTCGGTGTACCACTCCCCCGATGCGTTCGCGGCGGGGTACGCGGAGATGGAGCGGAGCTTCAAGGTGTACATCTACCCGGACGGCGACCCCAAGACGTTCTACCAGACGCCGCGGAAGCTCACGGGCAAGTACGCCAGCGAGGGGTACTTTTTCCAGAACATCCGCGAGAGCCGCTTCCGCACCGACGACCCCGACGAGGCGCACCTCTTCTTCGTGCCCATCTCGCCCCACAAGATGCGCGgcaag GGTACATCATATGAGAATATGACGGTGATAGTTAAGGACTATGTAGAAGGATTGATAAACAAGTATCCTTACTGGAACAGGACACTAGGCGCAGACCACTTCTTTGTCACCTGCCATGATGTAGGTGTTAGAGCATTTGAAGGACTTCCATTCATGGTGAAAAACTCTATTAGAGTTGTATGTTCGCCGAGCTATAATGTTGACTTTATACCGCACAAGGATATTGCTCTTCCTCAAGTACTACAACCATTTGCTCTACCTGAAGGAGGAAATGATATTGAGAACAG GACAATTCTTGGATTTTGGGCTGGTCATCGCAATTCCAAAATAAGAGTTATTTTGGCACGATTCTGGGAGAACGACACAGAGCTTGCTATCAGCAACAATCGGATTAGTAGAGCTATCGGGGAGCTAGTTTATCAGAAGCAGTTTTACCGTACTAAGTTCTGTATCTGTCCTGGTGGCTCTCAAGTTAACAGTGCTCGTATATCTGACTCAATACACTATGGTTGTGTTCCTG TTATTTTGTCAGACTATTATGACTTGCCTTTCAATGATGCccttgactggagaaagtttGCGGTTGTACTTAGGGAGAGAGACGTGTATCAACTAAAGAGTATTCTGAAATCTATATCACAGGAGGAGTTCGTTTCATTGCACAAATCTCTGGTCCAG GTGCAGAAACACTTTGTGTGGCATTCACCTCCTCTCTCATATGATGCATTCCACATGGTTATGTACGAACTGTGGTTGCGGCATAATGTGATCAAGTACTGA
- the LOC117849724 gene encoding cyclase-like protein 1: MSAAPLMLMLLSVAATLAPGVLVAGATGGGAAHPAYADAASTFGPASGGAEVRLEEHGGGRIIDITHAYRPELPAPGRDGLGPVTQLTESMANGSINNVSELRMLVHSGTHVDAPGHMVQEHFEAGLDVDKLDLDVLNGPALLIDVPRDTNITAQAMESLNIPKGVRRVLFRTLNTDRKLMWTKEIDTSFVGFTEDGAQWLLDNTDIKLVGVDYLSFAAFDYLIPAHLVFLNRPDMIPIEGLKLDHVKAGIYMLHCLPLRLIGCDGSPIRCILMK, encoded by the exons ATGTCTGCTGCTCCTCTGATGCTGATGCTCCTATCGGTCGCCGCGACACTGGCGCCCGGCGTTCTCGTCGCCggggccaccggcggcggcgccgcccaccCGGCGTACGCGGACGCCGCCAGCACCTTCGGCCCGGCCTCTGGCGGCGCGGAGGTGAGGCTggaggagcacggcggcgggcggatcaTCGACATCACGCACGCGTACCGGCCGGAGCTGCCGGCGCCCGGGCGGGACGGGCTGGGCCCGGTGACCCAGCTCACGGAGTCCATGGCCAACGGGTCCATCAACAACGTGTCGGAGCTGCGGATGCTGGTGCACTCCGGGACCCACGTCGATGCGCCGGGCCATATGGTGCAGGAGCACTTCGAGGCCGGCTTGGACGTCGACAAGCTCGACCTCGACGTCCTCAACG GGCCTGCATTGCTCATTGATGTTCCAAGAGACACAAATATAACAG CCCAAGCAATGGAATCCCTAAATATCCCCAAAGGAGTTCGTCGGGTTCTCTTCAGGACACTGAACACAGACAG GAAGCTGATGTGGACGAAGGAAATTGACACGAGTTTTGTTGGGTTTACAGAGGATGGTGCACAGTGGCTACTTGATAACACTGACATCAAGCTAGTCG GGGTTGACTATCTATCATTTGCAGCATTTGATTACTTGATTCCAGCCCATTTGGTCTTTTTAAATAGACCG GACATGATCCCAATAGAAGGTCTGAAACTAGATCATGTAAAGGCTGGAATATACATGTTGCACTGCTTACCTCTCAGACTGATCGGATGTGATGGCTCACCAATCAGGTGCATCCTTATGAAGTGA
- the LOC117849712 gene encoding cyclase-like protein 1 isoform X1 — protein sequence MSLPPPLMATLLLAVTTASCVLAAGDDGGIAAHPAYADAVGTCGPASAAPAAGARRLEEYDGERIVDITHAYRPELPGVGPDGLGPVVFQTMSMANGSFCNLSELRMVVHAGTHIDTPGHMIQEHFEAGLDADKLDLVVLNGPALLVDVPRNTNITAEAMESLKIPKGVRRVLFRTLNTDRKLMWKKAGDLSYVGFTEDGAQWLVDNTDIKLVGVDYLSVAAFDHLISAHVVFFKNPDIIPVEGLKLDDVPAGIYNLHCLPLRLVGAEGSPVRCILIK from the exons ATGTCTCTTCCTCCCCCTCTGATGGCGACCCTCCTGCTCGCCGTGACAACGGCGTCCTGCGTTCTTGCCGCCGGGGACGACGGTGGCATCGCGGCCCACCCGGCGTACGCAGACGCCGTGGGGACCTGCGGCCCTGCctctgcggcgccggcggcgggggcgcggcggctggAGGAGTACGACGGCGAGCGCATCGTCGACATCACGCACGCGTACCGGCCGGAGCTGCCGGGGGTCGGGCCGGACGGGCTGGGCCCCGTGGTGTTCCAGACCATGTCCATGGCCAATGGGTCCTTCTGCAACCTGTCGGAGCTCCGGATGGTGGTGCACGCCGGCACTCACATCGACACGCCGGGGCACATGATTCAGGAGCATTTCGAGGCCGGCCTTGATGCCGACAAGCTCGATCTCGTTGTCCTTAACG GACCTGCATTACTGGTTGATGTTCCAAGGAACACAAATATAACAG CTGAAGCAATGGAATCCCTAAAAATCCCCAAAGGAGTTCGCCGAGTTCTATTCAGGACACTGAACACTGACAG GAAGCTGATGTGGAAGAAGGCAGGTGACCTTAGTTATGTTGGATTTACAGAGGATGGTGCACAGTGGTTGGTTGACAACACCGACATCAAGCTAGTTG GGGTTGACTATCTCTCAGTTGCAGCATTTGATCACTTGATCTCTGCCCATGTCGTCTTCTTCAAAAATCCG GACATAATCCCAGTCGAAGGTCTGAAACTAGACGATGTCCCGGCGGGAATATACAATCTGCATTGCTTACCTCTCAGGCTGGTTGGAGCTGAGGGTTCACCCGTCAGATGCATCCTTATCAAGTGA
- the LOC117849712 gene encoding cyclase-like protein 1 isoform X2 produces MAVALFASLLLALLLLVPSPLSAGGDAHPGYPSGEGTCTVDSDAGGGGFWLRERGPAGRIIDITHAYVPDLPAFAPGAVAGPVVRLKHSMAEGSEYNLSELRMECHTGTHVDAPGHINQDNFAAGLDVDTLDLDVLNGPALLVDVPRNTNITAEAMESLKIPKGVRRVLFRTLNTDRKLMWKKAGDLSYVGFTEDGAQWLVDNTDIKLVGVDYLSVAAFDHLISAHVVFFKNPDIIPVEGLKLDDVPAGIYNLHCLPLRLVGAEGSPVRCILIK; encoded by the exons ATGGCCGTGGCGCTGTTCGCCTCCCTGCTcctcgctctcctcctcctcgtaccCTCGCCCCTATCCGCGGGCGGCGACGCGCACCCGGGGTACCCCTCCGGCGAGGGCACCTGCACGGTGGactccgacgccggcggcggcgggttttGGTTGCGGGAGCGCGGCCCCGCCGGGCGCATCATCGACATCACGCACGCGTACGTGCCGGACCTGCCTGCGTTCGCGccgggggcggtggcggggcccgTGGTGCGGCTCAAGCACTCCATGGCGGAGGGCTCCGAGTACAACCTGTCGGAGCTGCGGATGGAGTGCCACACGGGCACCCACGTCGACGCGCCGGGGCACATCAACCAGGACAacttcgccgccggcctcgacgTCGACACGCTCGACCTCGACGTCCTCAACG GACCTGCATTACTGGTTGATGTTCCAAGGAACACAAATATAACAG CTGAAGCAATGGAATCCCTAAAAATCCCCAAAGGAGTTCGCCGAGTTCTATTCAGGACACTGAACACTGACAG GAAGCTGATGTGGAAGAAGGCAGGTGACCTTAGTTATGTTGGATTTACAGAGGATGGTGCACAGTGGTTGGTTGACAACACCGACATCAAGCTAGTTG GGGTTGACTATCTCTCAGTTGCAGCATTTGATCACTTGATCTCTGCCCATGTCGTCTTCTTCAAAAATCCG GACATAATCCCAGTCGAAGGTCTGAAACTAGACGATGTCCCGGCGGGAATATACAATCTGCATTGCTTACCTCTCAGGCTGGTTGGAGCTGAGGGTTCACCCGTCAGATGCATCCTTATCAAGTGA
- the LOC117840934 gene encoding desmethyl-deoxy-podophyllotoxin synthase, translating into MASELPLYLLLLAALLAAPLFFLFATKCARTPRGGARPLRLPPGPWALPVIGHLHHLAGALPHRAMRDLARRHGPLMMLRFGEVPVVVASSPAAAREVMRTHDAAFASRPMGPMSRLWFQGADGILFAPYGDAWRQLRRVCTQELLSARRVQAFRPVREDELRRLLRAVAAASAAGRPVNLTEMISTYIADSTVRAIIGSRRLKDRDAYLQMLKGLFGIMPGMSLPDLFPSSRLAMLVSRAPARIQAYRRRMRQIMDGIIQEHRERAAAAGDGDDEEDFVDVLLRLQKEVDSQFPLTTENIKTVMLDIFGASTETSATTLDWAMAELLRNPRAMEKAQREVREALAVAGHDTVTEDSLGDLHYLRFVVKETLRLHPPATMLVPRQCQSPCQVLGFDVPAGITVLVNAWAVGRDPDHWDDPERFLPERFERSMKDFKGADFEFIPFGAGRRICPGMTFGLAHIELALAALLFHFDWALPGGVAAEELDMTEAFGIATPRRYDLLVVATSRAL; encoded by the exons atggcctccgagCTCCCGCTGTACCTCCTGCTTCTCGcggccctcctcgccgcccccctcttcttcctcttcgccACCAAGTGCGCACGAacgccacgcggcggcgcgcggccgctcCGGCTCCCGCCGGGCCCGTGGGCGCTCCCTGTCATCGGCCACCTgcaccacctcgccggcgcgctcccGCACCGCGCCATGCGCGACCTGGCCCGGCGGCACGGCCCGCTCATGATGCTCCGGTTCGGCGAGGTCCCCGTCGTGGTGGCCTcgtcccccgccgcggcgcgcgaggtCATGCGGACCCACGACGCGGCGTTCGCGTCGCGGCCCATGGGCCCCATGTCGCGGCTCTGGTTCCAGGGAGCCGACGGCATCCTCTTCGCGCCCTACGGCGACGCCTGGCGCCAGCTCCGCCGCGTCTGCACCCAGGAGCTCCTCAGCGCCCGACGCGTCCAGGCCTTCCGCCCCGTTCGCGAGGacgagctccgccgcctcctccgcgccgtcgcagccgcctcggcggccggccggccggtcaacCTGACGGAGATGATCTCCACCTACATCGCCGACTCCACGGTGCGCGCCATCATCGGCAGCCGCCGGCTCAAGGACCGCGACGCGTACCTCCAGATGCTCAAGGGCCTCTTCGGCATCATGCCCGGGATGAGCCTGCCGGACCTCTTCCCGTCCTCGCGCCTCGCCATGCTCGTCAGCCGCGCTCCCGCCCGGATCCAGGCCTACCGCCGCCGCATGAGGCAGATCATGGACGGCATCATCCAGgagcaccgggagagggcggcggccgccggcgacggcgacgacgaggaggacttTGTCGACGTGCTCCTCAGGCTTCAGAAGGAAGTGGACTCCCAATTCCCGCTCACGACCGAGAACATCAAGACCGTCATGCTG GATATATTCGGCGCGAGCACGGAGACGTCGGCGACGACGCTGGACTGGGCGATGGCGGAGCTCCTGCGGAACCCGAGAGCTATGGAGAAGGCGCAGCGCGAGGTCAGGGAAgcactcgccgtcgccgggcaCGACACGGTAACGGAGGATAGCCTGGGCGACCTGCACTACCTGAGGTTCGTCGTCAAGGAGACGCTCCGGCTGCACCCGCCGGCGACGATGCTGGTCCCACGGCAGTGCCAGAGCCCGTGCCAGGTGCTCGGGTTCGACGTACCGGCGGGCATCACGGTGCTCGTGAACGCGTGGGCGGTCGGCAGGGACCCGGATCACTGGGACGATCCGGAGAGGTTCTTGCCGGAGAGATTTGAGcggagcatgaaggacttcaaGGGCGCGGACTTCGAGTTCATACCGttcggcgccgggcggcggatCTGCCCCGGCATGACGTTCGGGCTGGCTCATATCGagctcgcgctcgcggcgctGCTGTTCCACTTCGATTGGGCCTTGCCGGGTGGGGTAGCGGCTGAGGAGCTCGACATGACCGAAGCGTTCGGGATTGCAACACCTCGGCGTTATGACCTCTTGGTTGTCGCAACCTCTCGTGCCCTATAG
- the LOC117840943 gene encoding desmethyl-deoxy-podophyllotoxin synthase, producing the protein MAADLPVYLLLAVLLAIPLVLFIARTRPAPRSPGAGAGRLPPGPWALPVIGHLHHLAGALPHRALRDLARRHGPLMALRLGELPVAVASSPDAAREVMRTHDAAFASRPLSPMQELAYQGAEGVIFAPYGEGWRRLRSICTLELLSARRVQSFRAVREDEAGRLLRAVAAAAAAAAPVNLSERVAAYVADSTVRAIIGSRFEHRDAYLRMLQEGLKIVPGMTLPDLFPSSHLARLLSRVPAQIEGHRRGMRQFIDTIIAEHRESRASGNDNDEDLLDVLLRLQKEVDSQYPLTTENIKTVMLDMFGAGSETSATTLQWAMAELLRNPRVMRKAQDEVRRALAGHDKVTEDKLASLHYLPLVIKETLRLHPPAPLLLPRRCGSACRVLGFDIPEGTMVIVNAWAIGRYPGHWDRPDEFSPERFEESGRDFRGTDFEFIPFGAGRRMCPGMAFGLAHVELALAALLFHFDWELPGGMAAEELDMTEAFGVTTQLRSDLVVVPRVPVSTG; encoded by the exons atggccgccgaccTGCCGGTCTACCTGCTGCTCGCGGTCCTCCTCGCCATCCCGCTCGTCCTCTTCATCGCCAGAACACGCCCGGCGCCTCGCAGCccaggcgccggcgcggggcggctcCCGCCGGGCCCGTGGGCGCTGCCGGTCATCGGCCACCTgcaccacctcgccggcgcgctcccGCACCGCGCCCTGCGCGacctcgcgcgccgccacggCCCGCTCATGGCGCTCCGCCTCGGCGAGCTCCCGGTCGCGGTGGCCTCGTCCCCGGACGCCGCCCGCGAGGTCATGCGGACCCACGACGCCGCGTTCGCGTCGCGGCCGCTGAGCCCCATGCAGGAGCTCGCGTACCAGGGCGCCGAGGGCGTCATCTTCGCGCCCTACGGCGAGGGGTGGCGCCGGCTCCGGAGCATTTGCACGCTGGAGCTCCTCAGCGCCCGCCGCGTCCAGTCCTTCCGCGCCGTCCGCGAGGACGAGGCCGggcgcctcctccgcgccgtcgcggcggccgcggcggcggcggcgccggtcaACCTGAGCGAGCGCGTGGCGGCGTACGTCGCGGACTCCACGGTGCGCGCCATCATCGGCAGCCGGTTCGAGCACCGCGACGCGTACCTGCGGATGCTGCAGGAGGGGCTCAAGATCGTGCCCGGGATGACCCTGCCGGACCTCTTCCCGTCCTCGCACCTCGCCCGGCTCCTCAGCCGCGTCCCAGCCCAGATCGAGGGCCATCGCCGTGGCATGCGGCAGTTCATCGACACCATCATCGCGGAGCACCGGGAGAGCAGGGCGTCCGGCAACGACAACGACGAGGACTTGCTCGACGTCCTCCTGAGACTCCAAAAGGAAGTCGACTCCCAGTATCCGTTGACTACCGAGAACATCAAGACCGTCATGCTT GACATGTTTGGCGCCGGTAGCGAGACGTCGGCGACGACACTGCAGTGGGCGATGGCGGAGCTGCTGCGAAACCCAAGAGTGATGCGGAAGGCGCAGGACGAGGTCCGGCGAgccctcgccggccacgacaAGGTGACAGAGGACAAGCTAGCCAGCCTCCACTACCTCCCGCTCGTCATCAAGGAGACGCTCCGGCTGCACCCGCCGGCGCCACTACTCCTACCACGCAGATGCGGCAGCGCATGCCGGGTGCTCGGGTTCGACATCCCCGAGGGAACCATGGTGATCGTGAACGCATGGGCGATCGGCAGGTACCCAGGGCACTGGGACAGGCCCGACGAGTTCTCGCCGGAGAGGTTCGAGGAGAGTGGAAGGGACTTCAGAGGGACGGACTTCGAGTTCATACCGttcggcgccgggcggcggatgTGCCCCGGCATGGCGTTCGGGCTGGCGCACGTCGAGCTGGCCCTCGCGGCGCTGCTGTTCCACTTCGACTGGGAGCTACCGGGAGGGATGGCGGCCGAGGAGCTCGACATGACCGAAGCGTTCGGGGTCACGACGCAGCTGCGGTCTGACCTTGTGGTTGTACCTCGTGTCCCGGTGTCCACTGGGTGa
- the LOC117840954 gene encoding uncharacterized protein, whose protein sequence is MDSGSDSDSAPEELTAVQGVEKHEKISKVEKDSAIRVTREGKERRKRWAQRRTSSKPDNPAPEEIEDQGTNQREENEETHTMPGMLPSSVIEMLAAREKQTFSSDSEEENVKQKVQKKKKRTETSGPETILLKDVRSTQHVKNALDFLEQRKNQVPRSNAVLKNANKALRLLSSKGNFLS, encoded by the exons ATGGACAGCGGAAGCGATTCCGACAGCGCCCCGGAGGAACTCACCGCCGTCCAG GGTGTTGAGAAGCACGAAAAGATCAGTAAAGTTGAGAAGGACAGTGCCATCAG AGTAACACGGGAGGGAAAGGAGCGGAGAAAACGTTGGGCCCAACGGAGAACATCCTCTAAACCAGATAACCCCGCGCCAGAGGAAATAGAAGATCAAGGTACCAACCAGCGTGAGGAGAATGAGGAGACACATACTATGCCTGGCATGCTCCCCAGTAGTGTAATTGAAATGCTAGCAGCTCGTGAGAA GCAAACCTTCTCATCTGACTCTGAGGAAGAAAATGTAAAGCAGAAGGttcagaaaaagaagaagagaacagAAACTTCTGG GCCTGAAACTATTTTGTTGAAGGATGTCCGGTCAACTCAACACGTGAAGAATGCCCTTGATTTCTTGGAGCAAAGGAAGAACCAGGTGCCAAGATCGAATGCAGTTTTGAAGAATGCCAATAAGGCTTTGCGTCTCCTTTCTTCGAAAGgtaactttctaagttaa